The Chelonia mydas isolate rCheMyd1 chromosome 3, rCheMyd1.pri.v2, whole genome shotgun sequence genome includes a region encoding these proteins:
- the GTF2H5 gene encoding general transcription factor IIH subunit 5 has product MVNVLKGVLIECDPAMKQFLLYLDESNALGKKFIIQDLDETHVFVLAELVNFLQERVGELMDQNSFPITQK; this is encoded by the exons ATGGTGAATGTCCTGAAGGGTGTTCTTATAGAATG TGATCCAGCCATGAAGCAATTCCTGCTGTACTTGGATGAGTCAAATGCCCTGGGGAAGAAGTTCATCATACAAGACCTGGATGAAACGCATGTTTTTGTGTTAGCTGAGTTGGTTAACTTCCTCCAGGAGAGAGTGGGCGAGTTAATGGACCAGAACTCTTTTCCTATAACACAAAAGTAA